TCATCACCCTGCTGGGCGCAATCGCGCTTTTTGCATCGATGACCAATATAGTTAGCGGCTTTTTGATCACAGACCGAATGCTGAAGATGTTTAAGAAGCAGGAGCAGAATAAGTCATGAGATACGAGATCATTCAGATCGGTTATCTGATAGCGACTGCTCTATTCATTTTTGCACTGTATTGGATGAACCATCCGCGAACTGCCCGGAAAGGCGTTTTTGCGGGTGTGGCAGCGATGGCTATGGCCGTTATCGCCACGATGGCAGGGCCGGGCATTTCAAACTGGCACTGGATTGCAGGGGCAGTTGCTCTCGGCTTCATCGTTGGCGTTCCCTTGTCATGGGTGCCACTCACCGCCGTTCCGCAACGAACCGCGCTTTCGCATGCTTTCGGCGGTTTGGCCGCGGGTCTTGTGGGGACTGCGAAATATTATTTGTGGCTGTCCGAAGGTCCTGAGAACCTCACCGCTTTCCGAATGTGTGCGATCGTTGTGGAAATCATTCTTGGCTTCCTCACATTCACCGGCAGCTTGATGGCAGCCGGCAAACTCCAGGAGCTCAAATGGATTCCGCAGCGTCCCGTTACTTATCGCTTTCAGAACGTCAGCAATATTGGATTGCTGGGGATTGCTGTTCTATGCGGTTTCCTTCTGATTATTCGGCCTGTTGAATTGTCTTACCTGTTCCCGGCGATCATCGTTCTTTCCTTGCTTTTTGGAATCCTGCTGATTATTCCCATCGGTGGAGCGGACATGCCGACTGTCATTTCGTTGCTCAATTCGTATGCAGGACTCTCCGCGGTCGCGATGGGATTCGTGCTGGACAACAAACTCCTGGTGACAGCGGGTGCGCTGGATGGCTCTTCAGGTTTGATTCTTTCCATCATCATGTGTCGCGCAATGAATCGTTCTTTTACCAACGTTCTTTTCGGAGCATTCGGACAGATTCAGGCGAAAGCTCAAGCGGCCCTGACGAAATCGATTAAAACGGAAACGCCCGAAGGGGCGGCACAGGTCATGGAAAATGCGAGTCTGATTGTAATCGTTCCCGGCTACGGGATGGCGGTTGCGCAAGCCCAGCATCGCGTGCGGGAGCTCTATGACAATCTCACGAAAAGAGGAGTGGATGTCCGCTTCGCAATCCACCCTGTTGCGGGCCGCATGCCAGGACACATGAATGTTCTACTCGCAGAAGCGGATATTCCGTATGACAAACTCGTAGAAATGGATGATATGAATCCGGAGATGCCGCAAGCCGATGTTGTCCTGGTCATTGGCGCCAACGATGTTGTGAATCCCGCCGCGCGACATGACAAAGGAAGTCCGATTTATGGAATGCCGATCATAGACGCAGACAAATCGAAAACCTGTTTTGCCATCAAACGATCGATGAATCCGGGTTTCGCCGGAATTGAAAACGAGCTTTACTACGCGGACCACACTTACATGCTCTTTGGAGACGCAAAAGCGGTCGTCGGTGATCTTGTGAAAAATCTCAGCGGAGCATCCGGAGGACATTGATGAAAATCGGAATTCCGAAAGAGACAGCAGCCGGCGAAACACGAGTCGCAATGTATCCGGCGCTCGTGTCCTCTTACACAAAAGACAAGCACGAAGTACTCGTGGAAAGAGATGCCGGTCAGGGCGCTGCCTTTTCTGATGAGATGTATTCCGCCGCCGGCGCTCGCATTCTACCGGATGCGAAACAGCTTAACGAAGAGGCCGACATCATATTAAAAGTGCAACCGTCCAACAAGAAGGAAGCTGAACAACTGCGTGAAGGAACCAGCTTGATCGGGTTTTTATCCGCTTTCACAAATCATGAAACGGTGCGCATTTTTGCCGCTCGAAAAATTACGGCGTACGCGATGGAGATGATTCCCAGGATCACGCGCGCGCAAAGCATGGACGCCCTCAGCTCCATGGCCACAGTTGCCGGTTATAAATCGGTCCTGTTGGCGGCGGATCATATTCACAAAATGTTCCCGCTGATGATGACCGCGGCCGGTACGATCACACCCGCAACGGTTTTGATTCTTGGAGCAGGTGTCGCCGGTCTTCAGGCAATCGCAACCGCAAGACGACTCGGTGCGAAAGTGGAAGCATTTGATCCCCGGCCTGCTGTGAAAGAGCAGGTCAAGTCTCTTGGCGCAATGTTTGTGGAAATGGAAATGCCTGCGGATGCGGAAACGGCCGGCGGTTATGCGAAAGAGCTTTCACCGGAGTTCATACAAAAAGAAATGGAAGCAATCGGCGGACGCCTTCCCAAAGTGGACGTGGTTATCTGCACAGCCCAGGTATTCGGAAAGAAAGCGCCGCTGCTGATCACAGCCGACATGGTGAAAATGTTGCGCGCCGGTTCGATCATCGTGGACCTCGCTGCCGAACAAGGTGGCAATTGCGAACTTACAGAAGCCGGCATAACCACAACTCACAATGGCGTCAAAATCATCGGCGCAGTTAATTTGCCCGCTACAATGCCGCTCGATGCAAGCCAGTTGTACTCCCGCAACGTCCAGAATCTTTTCCGCCACCTCTACCCGAAAGCGGATGCGGTACCCGATTTCACTGATGAAATCACCCGCGGCTGCTGCGTCACGCGCGATGGCCAGATCGTAAACGATGCGATCCGAAATGCCGTTGGTTCGTAAAAGTCCAACCCCGATATAATCAAATGATATAAAAGGGAGGAAACATGAAACGATGGAGTTTTTTGCTTTTGCTCGCAAGCTTCTTTGTTTTTGAATCGAAAACGCTTCAAGCCCAGGACTTCATCTTTGATGGTGTAAAGGTAAAAGATTTCAAGGCTTGCGATTCGGAGGTATTGGCGGAAAATACGTGCCCGCAGACCACGGGACTGCTACCCGGCTACGCCCTCAAAAAAGGGAAAACCGCCGCTCGCAAGTATCTGGAAAAGACTGAAGGTAAAGGTAAGGATAAAAAAATATTCTATACTTGCCAGGCGTCAGAAACTCCTGGGGGAAATGACAAACCCTGTGACAAGGCAACTGCATGCAACTGTCGTCTTTTTGAACTTGATCCGAAGAAGGGGTCCGAGTGGACGATTGCACAAAATCAAATTAAAGGCAATGTCGGATCTGCCAACGAATTCGCCGTACCCAAAAAAGGTTTTGATTACGCCTGTATCTGCAAAAAGTAATATCGGTTTTACGGTAAGCGTTCCGTTTGCAAGATTGATATAATTCTTACAGTGTCCATCCCTGTTGATACGCTCCTTGGTCCCTACAAGATTCTTGCATTCATTGGAAAAGGCGGCATGAGTGAGGTGTACCAGGCAAGTGATGAGCGTTTAGGAAGAAATGTAGCGATCAAAGTTTTACCTGGCGAAACCAGCCAGGATACTGACTCGCTCAAACGTCTCACCAGGGAAGCCAAAGCGCTTGCAGCTCTCTCGCATCCTAATATTGTCACGATCCGTGATGTCGGTAGCGCCGGGGGTATTTCCTTTGTTGTAATGGAATATCTGGAAGGAGAAACGTTGCGTCATCGAATTGGGCGCACGGGTCTTCCCTGGAAAAGTGCGCTCGAAATTGCAATCTCGGTTGCCGATGCACTCTCAGCCGCCCATTCAAAAAGCGTGATTCATAAGGACCTGAAGTCTGAAAATATTTTTCTGACTTCCAAGCGCTCGGTCAAGATTCTTGATTTCGGACTTGCCCGTTTCAAACCAGTCGTCCCGGAGAATCAGTTAAGTCAAACGCCGACTGTGTCGCAAGTAACAGAAGCAGGAAAGATTAGCGGAACGCTGCAATACATGTCTCCTGAGCACGTTCAAGGATCTGCTGTGGACGCACGCAGCGATATTTTTTCATTTGGGTGTGTCCTCTACGAAATGATGACCGGGAAGCGCCCTTTTGCAAAGATAATGCTGCTGAAACAATAGCCGCAATGCTGAAAGAAAACCCTGCCAATCTTGGCGATTCAGGAAAGAATGTTCCGCCCGAACTGGAACACATCGTTTCTCGATGTCTGGAAAAGAATCCCGATAAGCGCTTCCAGTCAGCGTCCGATCTGGCGTTTGCTTTGCGCGAAGTTTTTAGCGCAGCAGGAGTTTCAAAAACCATTTCGCAAAAAGATTTGCCTCATCCGCATCGAAGGAACGCCGACTGATAGCGTAACGGCGTATGATTACTACCTGAAAGGACCAACAAAGACTGCTCGCAGAAACGACGCATAGAAAAGAAAAAAATGTGACACGCATCCCACCTCAAAGTACTGGAAACTTCTCTCCCCCGGTCTATATATACGTCTATAGAAAAAAGGAGTGATTTTATGATTGCTACTGCAACTGCCAGTTCCTTGCAAACATACAAAGCAAAACAATTTCCTTTGAGCGGCCTGAAGGGAATTTCAGATGAAACGCTGGAGATGCATTTCACACTGTATGAAGGGTACGTGAAGGAAACAAACAAGTTGAACGAGAAACTCGCGGAATTTCTAAAAGATGGAAATGTGGATCAGGACGAGTTCCCCGCTTATTCCGAAATCACGAGACGATTGGGATTTGAATACAACGGAATGGTCCTGCATGAGTATTATTTTGAGAACATGAAAAAGGATGGAACCGTGGACCCGGACCGTAAATCCGGATTCTATCAAGCGGCGCAAGCGAGTTTTGGTTCGTACAAAACATGGAAAACCGATTTTGTCGGTGTGGGCAAAATGAGAGGCGTTGGATGGGCGATCTGCTATCAGAATCCCGCAAACAATGCGCTCTCCAATCACTGGATCACGCTGCACGAAACGGGAAACGTATCCGGATTCATTCCCATTCTAGTGATGGACGTATGGGAGCACGCCTTTATCCTGGATTACAAACCGGCGGAACGTCCGAAATATATTGAAGCTTTCTTCACCAACATCAATTGGGATGAGGTCAATCGCAGATTGAAGAAGTAACAGAAGCATCTCACCGTTCGAGAAGATGCCTGTAAAGCTGGTTCAGATCCTTCATGATTTCTTCCGCATGAAAGGATTTCTCCGGATTTCTGTCCGGATGATATTTCATCGCCAGTTGCTTATAGATTTTTTCTGCGCGTCCCGTCGGTCTGGATCGAGAGGATCTGCGCACTGCTCGCAGCTCCTCAAACAATCGTTCCAGCTCCTTCTTTAATCGCAAGGTTTCCGCGTGAGACCTGGCGAGGGATTCCTTTTGTGTTTCATTTTCACGATAGAAGCGCACGACATCGGAAAAAAGGAGTTTACCGTGTTTGAACGCAATGTCCGGAAGCTTTTTGCCGACATAAAGGGTCCGGATCTTCCCCTTTTCATCGGGATAATTCACGTTCCAGTAGGGACCATGCGGCCGGTTCTTCTTGTTCTTGCAGCGTTTACAGAATTTTCTGCCGCAGTTCCGGTAAGACTCCACGAAGCTGATGCTGTCCCGGTCTTCACGCGCGCTGAAGATCCGTATGTCCTTTCCTTTACAAATTTTTTCAATCTTTTCGTAATTTTTCATTTGTTCTTGTTTATCCAGTACAAGCTGACTTGACAAAAGTTCGAAAGTTGTGGTATAATGCGAAGCACTTCAGTTAAGTTCCTTCCTTTTAAGCGAAATCCTTAAACCGGCACATTGTTTTGCGCTTTCGCATGAATTTCGCGCCAGTAATTCTGTCCTGACTCAGGAAGTGTATCGACGGGATCGTAATACTCGTACATATGATCGAGAGCATCCGTCTGGTCGGCTTCGACCACTGTGCGGTAGTTTTTCGTCCAGTAGCTGATTCCAAGCTTCAGGTCATATCTTTTCGCTTGATGAACCCATCTCTTTCCGACAAAAGGGACGTCGCAGACGATTCTCGGCGTTGCAAAACCGGGGAGATACCCCATGATGTCGTGCTGGAGCTGCTGCGCTTCATGCACCGCAACCCTCCAGTGTTCGGAGTTCGGAATCATGTCGCACATGTAAAAGTAGTAAGGCATGATGTGAGCTCGATCGAGCAAAGTGAAACAGAGATCCAACAGGTCTTTGGTGGTGGTATTAATGCGGCGCAAAAGGACTCCTTGATTTCGAACGTCGCGAAAACCCATATCCAGCAGTTTTAGAGTGGCTTCCGCCAGTAAAGGAGTAATGGAATTCGCATGATTCACATGCGTATGAATCGCGATGTCGACTTCCCGTTCCCGCGCTTTTTTTGCAATCCGGCTCAACGCTTTCAAAACTTCATCTTGCAAGAAGTGTTGAGGAAGTCCCATAAGCCCTTTCGTTGCCAAACGGATGTCCCGGATATTCGGGATTTCTATGAGTGCCATCACAAACTGTTCCAGGACGGTTACCGGCACGTTCGCAACGTCACCACCCGAAACCACAACATCACGAACAGAAGGATTGCTCCGCAGGTATTCCAGCATTTCTGCATATCGTTCCTTCTGCCCAATTGAGAATTTATGTTTTTCGACCATCGGAACGCTGTTGCCGACCAGATCCATTCGCGTGCAGTGACCACAATACTGAGGGCATGTACTCAAGAGCTCCGCCAGAACTTTTGTCGGGTAGCGGTGAGTCAGACCTTCCACAACCCACATGTCGCTTTCGTGCAGCGAATCTCGTGTAGCTTTTGGATGACTGGGCCATTCATGATGCCGGTCCTCGTAAGCAGGAAGCATGTATCTTCGCACCGGATCGTTCCAGAGATCCTTCTCGTTCACGGTGTTCAGCATGTGAGGAGGAACCAACATTGACATCGTTGCCCTCTCCCGCTGATCACGCTCGATGCTTTTTAACAGCGAATCAGGGATGAGGGTGCCATAGACTTCGTGCAATTCACGAAGATTTTTTACGGTGTGCTTTCTTTGCCAGATCGCTGTGCGCCATTCTTCAGCCGTAACATTCCGATAGCCAGGCAAACGACGCCAGTCCGGTTCCGCAAACTCTCGCTGCAGCGGATACCGGTAAGGCTGAGCAAATTTTCTGTCGATGCTATGGATGTGTTCCATTTTGGTCCTCTCCCGACGAGCTTCCCCCTGAAACTCCTTCCTAAGTATACAGTAGCGGCCAGTTCTCGCGCAATTCACAGAAAGAAAATAAACAAAGTAGCGCGGCCGTCCCGGCTGCGCAAGCTCAGAATCGCAGGCGGGACGCCCGCGCTACTTTGCTTCTTGAAAGTTGGAGTTGTCTCGAGTAACGTATGAACGAAGGAATTCTATGCAGGAAAAGGAGTATCAATACATTGGGTGGGGCATTTTTGGCGTGACGATTTTGATTGCTTTCATATGGTGTAGAAATGAATCCGGACTCACGGGATTGCTGATCCGAACGGGTCAAAAACTATTCGACATCCGCTTTGTACAGATCAGCTGGCTGATTACTGTTCTGGTGGTCTGTCTCCCGGGATTTATCGCAAAACGTTATTTTGACAACCTTGCATGGAATGCGCGTTTGAAAAAGGCTCCTCCGCCGAATATTCATGAATCCGCCAAAAAGAGCAAATATATCAGCCTTGATCAGGCACCACCCCCGCCGCCGAAACCGGTTGAAATCAGTTCGCTTCCAAAGCATCAGGAAGAATTCATTGCAACTTGTGCCAGCTGCGGCCACTTCTTTTCTGCTAAAAAGACCGACACCGATTTAAAATGTCCTCAGTGTGGAGAAACCATACAGATCGGCGCGTAAGTCCTTACAATATCAGGTGAAACTATGGGTTTAGATGTTACTTTAATGCCTTTAAATAAGATTCTAGGTGACCCGAAACGGGCTTCGGAGCATGCGGCATTTTTGAAGGTGACAGGGCTTGTGGTGCCTTCAGGAAACGATCAGAATTTCGGCTACACCGAACAGGTCGGTCCTTATGCAATCTTTCATCATCTCTGGCGTTATGCAGCAAACATTGAGATGAATAAC
This genomic stretch from bacterium harbors:
- a CDS encoding NAD(P)(+) transhydrogenase (Re/Si-specific) subunit beta, producing the protein MRYEIIQIGYLIATALFIFALYWMNHPRTARKGVFAGVAAMAMAVIATMAGPGISNWHWIAGAVALGFIVGVPLSWVPLTAVPQRTALSHAFGGLAAGLVGTAKYYLWLSEGPENLTAFRMCAIVVEIILGFLTFTGSLMAAGKLQELKWIPQRPVTYRFQNVSNIGLLGIAVLCGFLLIIRPVELSYLFPAIIVLSLLFGILLIIPIGGADMPTVISLLNSYAGLSAVAMGFVLDNKLLVTAGALDGSSGLILSIIMCRAMNRSFTNVLFGAFGQIQAKAQAALTKSIKTETPEGAAQVMENASLIVIVPGYGMAVAQAQHRVRELYDNLTKRGVDVRFAIHPVAGRMPGHMNVLLAEADIPYDKLVEMDDMNPEMPQADVVLVIGANDVVNPAARHDKGSPIYGMPIIDADKSKTCFAIKRSMNPGFAGIENELYYADHTYMLFGDAKAVVGDLVKNLSGASGGH
- a CDS encoding Re/Si-specific NAD(P)(+) transhydrogenase subunit alpha, with the protein product MKIGIPKETAAGETRVAMYPALVSSYTKDKHEVLVERDAGQGAAFSDEMYSAAGARILPDAKQLNEEADIILKVQPSNKKEAEQLREGTSLIGFLSAFTNHETVRIFAARKITAYAMEMIPRITRAQSMDALSSMATVAGYKSVLLAADHIHKMFPLMMTAAGTITPATVLILGAGVAGLQAIATARRLGAKVEAFDPRPAVKEQVKSLGAMFVEMEMPADAETAGGYAKELSPEFIQKEMEAIGGRLPKVDVVICTAQVFGKKAPLLITADMVKMLRAGSIIVDLAAEQGGNCELTEAGITTTHNGVKIIGAVNLPATMPLDASQLYSRNVQNLFRHLYPKADAVPDFTDEITRGCCVTRDGQIVNDAIRNAVGS
- a CDS encoding serine/threonine protein kinase, with protein sequence MSIPVDTLLGPYKILAFIGKGGMSEVYQASDERLGRNVAIKVLPGETSQDTDSLKRLTREAKALAALSHPNIVTIRDVGSAGGISFVVMEYLEGETLRHRIGRTGLPWKSALEIAISVADALSAAHSKSVIHKDLKSENIFLTSKRSVKILDFGLARFKPVVPENQLSQTPTVSQVTEAGKISGTLQYMSPEHVQGSAVDARSDIFSFGCVLYEMMTGKRPFAKIMLLKQ
- a CDS encoding superoxide dismutase, with the translated sequence MIATATASSLQTYKAKQFPLSGLKGISDETLEMHFTLYEGYVKETNKLNEKLAEFLKDGNVDQDEFPAYSEITRRLGFEYNGMVLHEYYFENMKKDGTVDPDRKSGFYQAAQASFGSYKTWKTDFVGVGKMRGVGWAICYQNPANNALSNHWITLHETGNVSGFIPILVMDVWEHAFILDYKPAERPKYIEAFFTNINWDEVNRRLKK
- a CDS encoding lysine 2,3-aminomutase, which produces MEHIHSIDRKFAQPYRYPLQREFAEPDWRRLPGYRNVTAEEWRTAIWQRKHTVKNLRELHEVYGTLIPDSLLKSIERDQRERATMSMLVPPHMLNTVNEKDLWNDPVRRYMLPAYEDRHHEWPSHPKATRDSLHESDMWVVEGLTHRYPTKVLAELLSTCPQYCGHCTRMDLVGNSVPMVEKHKFSIGQKERYAEMLEYLRSNPSVRDVVVSGGDVANVPVTVLEQFVMALIEIPNIRDIRLATKGLMGLPQHFLQDEVLKALSRIAKKAREREVDIAIHTHVNHANSITPLLAEATLKLLDMGFRDVRNQGVLLRRINTTTKDLLDLCFTLLDRAHIMPYYFYMCDMIPNSEHWRVAVHEAQQLQHDIMGYLPGFATPRIVCDVPFVGKRWVHQAKRYDLKLGISYWTKNYRTVVEADQTDALDHMYEYYDPVDTLPESGQNYWREIHAKAQNNVPV